The proteins below come from a single Gordonia pseudamarae genomic window:
- a CDS encoding amidohydrolase family protein, translated as MTQAIMGAIDVPDNSDARANAPVFDADTHMYETAEALTKFLPEKYRTAVQYVQVGRHSRIAINGVITDFIPNPTFDRVAAPGAHEKFFAGENSEGLTLREMQGKAIDAPEATRSPDDRVAELDRQGVRECLNYPTLASLVEHSSAEDPELTLAIIHALNQWMLEHWQFNYQDRVFSTPVINCSEVDDARRELEYILDNGAKVALIKPAPVKGLHGWRSPALPEFDPLWADIEAAGLPIVLHASQPPLDEYVNKWEPPSTKNFMAMSSFRWLVLGHREISDMIGSLICHGTLTRFPKLRIASVENGSSWIHPLFHDLHDLTKKMPQNFPEDPLEVFRRNIWVSPFWEGSVADVVETVGWDRVMFGSDYPHPEGLPEPKGYWKYAEGMDNRRTWDFVGDNARRFMGLPIANPDPAAAAPPA; from the coding sequence ATGACTCAAGCAATAATGGGTGCCATCGATGTGCCCGACAACTCCGATGCCCGCGCCAACGCGCCGGTCTTCGACGCCGACACCCACATGTATGAGACGGCGGAGGCACTCACCAAGTTTCTTCCCGAAAAATACCGCACCGCAGTGCAGTACGTGCAGGTCGGGCGGCACAGCAGGATCGCGATCAACGGCGTGATCACCGACTTCATCCCCAACCCGACCTTCGATCGGGTCGCTGCCCCCGGCGCGCACGAGAAATTCTTCGCCGGCGAAAACTCAGAGGGACTGACCCTGCGCGAGATGCAGGGCAAGGCCATCGATGCGCCGGAGGCCACCCGCAGCCCTGACGACCGGGTTGCGGAACTGGATCGGCAAGGTGTGCGGGAATGCCTCAACTATCCGACACTTGCGAGCTTGGTAGAGCATTCGTCAGCTGAGGATCCGGAGCTGACTCTGGCCATCATCCACGCGCTCAATCAGTGGATGTTGGAGCACTGGCAGTTCAACTATCAGGATCGAGTGTTCTCGACACCGGTCATCAATTGTTCCGAGGTCGACGATGCCCGCCGCGAACTCGAATACATCCTCGACAACGGTGCCAAGGTCGCGCTCATCAAACCGGCACCGGTGAAGGGTCTGCACGGCTGGCGCTCGCCCGCGCTGCCCGAATTCGACCCGCTGTGGGCAGACATCGAAGCGGCCGGGCTGCCGATCGTGTTGCATGCCAGCCAGCCTCCGCTCGATGAGTACGTCAACAAGTGGGAGCCGCCGAGTACCAAGAACTTCATGGCGATGAGCTCGTTCCGGTGGCTGGTGCTCGGACACCGGGAGATCTCCGACATGATCGGTAGCCTCATCTGCCACGGCACGCTGACCCGGTTCCCAAAGCTGCGGATCGCGAGTGTGGAGAACGGAAGCTCGTGGATTCACCCGCTGTTCCACGACCTGCACGATCTCACCAAGAAGATGCCGCAGAACTTTCCCGAAGACCCCCTGGAGGTGTTCCGCCGCAACATCTGGGTCAGCCCGTTCTGGGAGGGGTCGGTGGCCGACGTCGTCGAAACCGTCGGCTGGGACCGGGTGATGTTCGGATCGGACTATCCGCACCCCGAAGGTTTGCCGGAGCCGAAGGGCTACTGGAAGTACGCCGAAGGCATGGACAACCGGCGCACCTGGGACTTCGTGGGCGACAACGCCCGCCGGTTCATGGGTCTGCCCATCGCCAACCCCGACCCGGCCGCGGCGGCACCGCCGGCCTAG
- a CDS encoding helix-turn-helix domain-containing protein, which translates to MTHRNAFLTERGRLSLARCVVEDHWPLRRAAERFNCSPATAKKWADRYRERGAGVHVRCVQSPTPFAPPAGAAPGTTNHQGALPASLGSSTHCCVADTASLGGPKAANARSSSARGMPTCITPSDHIDHRT; encoded by the coding sequence ATGACCCACCGTAATGCTTTCCTGACCGAACGTGGACGCCTGAGTCTGGCTCGGTGTGTCGTCGAGGATCACTGGCCACTGCGCCGAGCAGCTGAACGGTTCAACTGTTCACCGGCCACAGCGAAGAAGTGGGCTGACCGCTACCGCGAGCGCGGCGCCGGCGTGCATGTCCGATGTGTCCAGTCGCCCACACCGTTCGCCCCGCCGGCCGGCGCGGCGCCGGGAACGACGAATCATCAAGGTGCGCTTCCTGCGTCGTTGGGGAGCAGCACGCATTGCTGCGTGGCGGACACCGCGTCCTTGGGTGGGCCCAAAGCCGCCAACGCAAGAAGCAGCAGCGCCCGGGGTATGCCTACCTGCATCACGCCGTCAGACCACATCGATCACCGCACTTGA
- a CDS encoding alpha/beta hydrolase family esterase, with protein MFGSGRARAIIVAIAIAAALLLCATPIGSAAPQRGGPTDTAPVPSMGCKAAPVPPGTSLQLFSAAGRSGDYLREVPALAKRTPMPVVFDIHGYLQPGAIQAAWSGMGPYGARHGFAVITPETHVLPPQWDFGENGRDIAFLSALLTHVEKTLCLDKRRIYVTGLSMGAFTTSSIACQLADRFAAAAPVSGIQNFQWCNPSRPVPVVAFHGTGDKILSYSGGLGPHGLLLPALDGSPRTIGQQLRDGPVPTTMPRSETVRSQTAAWAKRNGCSSKTTARRITHDVTRTQWSCRADGAAELYTIHGGGHNWPGGDPLLAFTPITGPITSSISATRIIWDFFRAHPITGPIHT; from the coding sequence ATGTTCGGATCGGGCCGCGCACGGGCCATCATCGTCGCCATCGCGATCGCAGCAGCACTGTTGCTGTGCGCCACCCCCATCGGCTCGGCGGCCCCACAACGCGGCGGGCCGACGGACACGGCTCCGGTGCCCTCTATGGGCTGCAAGGCCGCGCCCGTACCACCCGGGACGTCGCTCCAGCTGTTCTCCGCGGCGGGCCGCTCCGGCGACTACCTGAGGGAAGTTCCGGCGCTTGCCAAGCGAACACCGATGCCAGTGGTCTTCGATATCCACGGGTACCTGCAGCCCGGTGCTATCCAGGCAGCCTGGAGCGGAATGGGCCCCTACGGGGCACGTCACGGGTTCGCCGTCATCACCCCGGAAACCCACGTGCTGCCACCCCAGTGGGATTTCGGCGAGAACGGACGGGACATCGCGTTCCTGTCGGCGCTGCTGACGCACGTCGAGAAGACCTTGTGCCTGGACAAACGTCGCATCTACGTCACCGGGCTGTCGATGGGAGCCTTCACCACATCGTCGATCGCCTGCCAGCTCGCCGACCGGTTCGCCGCCGCGGCACCGGTATCGGGTATCCAGAACTTTCAGTGGTGCAATCCGTCCCGCCCCGTTCCGGTGGTGGCTTTCCACGGCACAGGCGACAAGATACTTTCCTATTCGGGCGGACTCGGTCCTCACGGATTGCTGCTTCCCGCGCTCGACGGGTCACCCCGCACCATCGGTCAACAGCTCCGTGACGGCCCCGTGCCAACAACAATGCCCCGTTCGGAAACCGTTCGATCGCAAACGGCCGCATGGGCCAAGCGTAACGGCTGCTCCTCGAAGACGACGGCACGCCGGATCACCCATGATGTGACCCGAACCCAATGGTCTTGCCGCGCAGACGGCGCTGCCGAGCTGTACACCATTCACGGTGGCGGGCACAATTGGCCGGGCGGAGATCCGCTGCTGGCGTTCACCCCGATCACCGGACCGATCACCTCATCGATCAGCGCGACCCGGATCATCTGGGACTTCTTCCGCGCCCACCCGATCACCGGACCGATCCACACGTAG
- a CDS encoding Rieske 2Fe-2S domain-containing protein codes for MEVPFTWFATGWYVIGWSQEFEQGQSKPLHYFGEDLVGYRDDNGEIHVLTGNCKHLGAHLGYGGKVVGDCIECPFHGWRWGPDGRHAYMPSEPGRTMKSMKLRSYPIHESHGVVFMWYHPHGEAPRWSPPDIFTKFPEVTDTPDKYYRSYPEFSVKCEGENVHPQVVAENAPDSAHFRYVHHATVTPVCLKWEIQDNEWQFLTGWPDVNSPDPDAMSLRVHSHIAGLGYAITAFEGVQQHRLIFACTPTDQGKSDLFYTIWWPKPEGETSDVPPPEVQKLVEKRFLQTVWDDLSIWRYQKYVERPPLDRIDAKPYMAMRRWATQFYEVDADWRPGDPPATAGEKAEVAAVT; via the coding sequence ATGGAAGTTCCGTTCACGTGGTTCGCGACCGGTTGGTACGTCATCGGCTGGTCACAGGAGTTCGAGCAGGGCCAGTCCAAGCCGCTGCATTACTTCGGCGAGGATCTGGTCGGTTACCGCGACGACAACGGTGAGATTCACGTGCTCACCGGCAACTGCAAGCATCTCGGTGCGCATCTCGGCTACGGCGGCAAGGTCGTCGGCGATTGCATCGAATGCCCGTTCCATGGCTGGCGCTGGGGCCCCGACGGCAGGCATGCGTACATGCCGTCGGAGCCCGGCCGCACGATGAAGTCGATGAAGCTGCGCTCGTACCCGATTCACGAATCGCACGGCGTCGTGTTCATGTGGTATCACCCGCACGGTGAGGCCCCCCGGTGGTCGCCGCCGGACATCTTCACCAAGTTCCCCGAGGTCACCGACACCCCCGACAAGTACTACCGGTCGTATCCGGAGTTCTCGGTCAAGTGCGAGGGCGAGAACGTCCATCCGCAGGTCGTTGCCGAAAATGCCCCGGACAGTGCGCATTTCCGCTACGTTCATCACGCCACCGTCACCCCGGTCTGCCTCAAGTGGGAGATCCAGGACAACGAGTGGCAGTTCCTCACCGGCTGGCCCGATGTCAACAGCCCCGACCCGGATGCGATGTCCCTGCGCGTGCACAGTCACATCGCCGGCCTGGGGTATGCGATCACCGCGTTCGAAGGGGTGCAGCAGCACCGGCTGATCTTCGCCTGCACACCCACCGATCAGGGCAAGTCCGACCTATTCTACACCATCTGGTGGCCCAAGCCCGAGGGTGAAACCTCCGACGTACCACCACCGGAAGTCCAGAAGCTGGTGGAAAAGCGCTTCCTGCAAACGGTCTGGGACGATCTGAGTATCTGGCGCTACCAGAAGTACGTCGAGCGCCCGCCGCTTGACCGGATCGACGCCAAGCCTTATATGGCCATGCGCCGCTGGGCAACCCAGTTCTACGAGGTCGACGCCGACTGGCGTCCCGGCGACCCGCCGGCGACGGCCGGAGAAAAAGCCGAAGTGGCCGCGGTGACATAG
- a CDS encoding amidohydrolase family protein, producing the protein MEMNDMILMSVDDHIIEPPDMFDNHLPPKYKDDAPRLIHMENGADMWKFRDRIIPNVALNAVAGRPKEEYGLEPEGLDEIRPGCYNAAERVKDMNAGGVLAGMNFPSFPGFAARLFATEDSDFSLALVQAYNDWHIDEWCGEHPGRFIPMGLPVIWDAELCAQEIRRNAKKGVHSLTFTENPAALGYPSFHSDYWDPVWKALVDTDTVMCVHIGSSGKLSIPAVDSPPDVMITLQPMNIVNAAADLLWSAPIKKYKDLKIALSEGGTGWIPYFLERVDRTFDMHSTWTMQNFDGKLPSEVFKEHFLTCFISDPLGVKLRHDIGIDNISWEMDYPHSDSMWPHAPEELWSVFQEAQVPDDEINKITFENTMKWYHFDPFKHIPKEQCTVGALRAQAQGHDVSIQALSHHQSSAEEKLAAWEQQIQAAAAQQT; encoded by the coding sequence ATGGAAATGAACGACATGATCCTGATGAGCGTCGACGATCACATCATCGAGCCGCCGGATATGTTCGACAATCACCTGCCCCCCAAGTACAAAGACGACGCCCCGCGGCTGATCCATATGGAGAACGGCGCGGACATGTGGAAGTTCCGCGACCGCATCATCCCCAACGTCGCCCTCAACGCCGTCGCCGGCCGCCCCAAGGAGGAGTACGGCCTCGAGCCCGAGGGCCTCGACGAGATCCGGCCCGGCTGCTACAACGCCGCCGAACGCGTGAAGGACATGAATGCCGGCGGTGTCCTGGCAGGCATGAACTTCCCGTCGTTCCCCGGTTTCGCCGCCCGCCTGTTCGCCACCGAGGATTCCGACTTCTCCCTCGCTCTGGTGCAGGCCTACAACGACTGGCACATCGACGAGTGGTGCGGCGAGCACCCGGGCCGCTTCATCCCGATGGGCCTGCCGGTGATCTGGGATGCCGAGCTGTGCGCACAGGAGATCCGGCGCAATGCCAAGAAGGGCGTGCATTCGCTGACCTTCACCGAGAACCCCGCCGCGCTGGGCTACCCGAGCTTCCACTCGGACTACTGGGATCCGGTGTGGAAGGCACTCGTCGACACCGACACCGTGATGTGCGTGCATATCGGCTCGTCGGGCAAGCTGTCGATCCCGGCCGTCGACTCGCCGCCGGACGTGATGATCACGCTGCAGCCGATGAACATCGTCAACGCCGCCGCCGACCTGCTGTGGTCGGCGCCGATCAAGAAGTACAAGGACCTCAAGATCGCGCTGTCCGAGGGCGGCACCGGCTGGATCCCCTACTTCCTCGAGCGCGTCGACCGCACGTTCGACATGCACTCCACCTGGACGATGCAGAACTTCGACGGCAAGCTGCCCAGCGAGGTGTTCAAGGAGCACTTCCTCACCTGCTTCATCAGCGACCCGCTCGGCGTCAAGCTGCGGCACGACATCGGCATCGACAACATCTCGTGGGAGATGGACTATCCGCATTCGGATTCCATGTGGCCCCATGCCCCCGAGGAGCTCTGGAGCGTCTTCCAGGAGGCTCAGGTTCCCGACGACGAGATCAACAAGATCACGTTCGAGAACACGATGAAGTGGTACCACTTCGACCCGTTCAAGCACATTCCTAAGGAACAGTGCACCGTCGGAGCGCTGCGTGCCCAGGCCCAGGGCCACGACGTCTCCATCCAGGCACTCAGCCACCATCAGTCGAGTGCCGAAGAAAAGCTTGCCGCGTGGGAGCAGCAGATTCAGGCCGCTGCCGCGCAGCAGACCTAA
- a CDS encoding TetR/AcrR family transcriptional regulator: protein MTIADAAGHDPAQDLVSGPRRMEVAGGSRAERTREAILDAARRLFYERGYAGVAVNAITEACGISRAGFYTYFKDKREIFDILSERAYRDLRDVLGRWSALPARCSAEDIRGFVGEYFAYMDRHGAFAMAGAHSGPDDDVFREGYRRMQTRVSWMLGQGLSAAGDHSPEVVGSAVFGLLDRSWHTVRAQSVTVSEDEMVDLLTDMIVGLRG from the coding sequence GTGACAATCGCCGATGCCGCCGGACATGACCCCGCCCAGGACCTCGTCTCCGGTCCGCGCAGGATGGAGGTGGCCGGCGGCAGCCGCGCCGAGCGGACCCGGGAGGCCATCCTCGACGCCGCGCGGCGACTGTTCTACGAGCGCGGGTACGCAGGGGTCGCCGTCAACGCGATCACCGAGGCCTGCGGGATCTCGCGAGCGGGCTTCTACACCTACTTCAAGGACAAGCGCGAGATCTTCGACATCCTGTCCGAGCGTGCCTATCGGGATCTGCGGGACGTGCTCGGACGGTGGAGCGCACTGCCCGCGAGGTGCTCGGCCGAGGATATCCGGGGGTTCGTCGGCGAGTACTTCGCGTATATGGACCGGCACGGCGCGTTCGCCATGGCGGGTGCGCACTCCGGCCCCGACGACGACGTCTTCCGGGAGGGCTATCGGCGCATGCAGACCCGCGTGTCATGGATGCTCGGCCAGGGCCTGTCGGCGGCGGGCGATCATTCGCCCGAGGTCGTCGGCAGCGCTGTCTTCGGTCTGCTCGACCGGTCCTGGCACACCGTGCGCGCTCAATCGGTGACGGTCAGCGAGGACGAGATGGTGGACCTGCTGACCGACATGATCGTGGGCCTGCGCGGCTGA
- a CDS encoding MFS transporter codes for MNRLRSMDLRSAWVITVASVAVSMVIAAMAGLTTALPEIALVTGADSGQMTWIMDGYTLALAALLLPAGALGDRLGRREVLIAGLVIFGLASLVAIWCTDPVAMIASRAACGLGAALIMPTTLSLITTGVPADKRALGISIWAAVVGAGAIFGILITGVLLEFFSWKSIFIMFAVVSATILVLSLTIGTSKDPDPGQFDVMGAATSVAAVTILVFGLIEAPHLGWTSPVVLLCLVGGIGLGIAFYVGEARSPAPLLDVNLFRNRAFAAGSLSVLVQFFLAFGLFFVFLQQVQLIFGYSPLKSALALMPIVVGVAGIAPFATMAVARWHALKLFIAAGIGAGGVGVVALGLFDYSEYWMLLFPMMTFAVGLGLAGAPSTAAIMTNTPQDNQGVGSAVNDTARELGAAIGIAISGSIMAAGFDARIGSTADQARDQIDELGRQLAAGGNPAAAQDAAQQADTVAEHVRQSLAEALAVADALRDQAPGVAATIIDGAKDAWMVPMSHGYIVVGVVTLVGAAALAWLTPSRLETPPAAEPDLDLDLDTDDLDLDTDDLDLDTDDLDLDTDGDTGGDADLDGADDHTPATVTGNTGS; via the coding sequence ATGAACAGACTTCGCAGCATGGATCTACGGTCGGCGTGGGTGATCACGGTCGCCTCCGTCGCGGTGTCGATGGTGATCGCGGCGATGGCCGGTCTGACCACGGCGCTGCCGGAGATCGCTCTGGTCACCGGCGCCGACTCCGGGCAGATGACCTGGATCATGGACGGCTACACCCTCGCCCTGGCAGCGTTGCTGCTCCCCGCGGGCGCGCTCGGGGATCGGCTGGGACGCAGAGAGGTCCTGATTGCCGGGCTGGTGATCTTCGGCCTGGCCTCGCTGGTGGCGATCTGGTGCACCGATCCGGTGGCGATGATCGCCTCGCGTGCGGCGTGCGGCCTAGGTGCCGCGTTGATCATGCCCACCACTTTGTCGTTGATCACCACCGGCGTACCGGCCGACAAGCGGGCGCTGGGCATCAGCATCTGGGCGGCGGTGGTCGGTGCCGGTGCGATCTTCGGCATCCTGATCACCGGCGTACTGCTGGAGTTCTTCTCCTGGAAGTCGATTTTCATCATGTTCGCCGTGGTGTCGGCGACGATTTTGGTGCTCTCGCTGACGATCGGCACGTCCAAGGATCCCGACCCGGGACAGTTTGACGTCATGGGTGCGGCGACCTCGGTGGCGGCGGTGACCATCCTGGTGTTCGGCCTCATCGAGGCCCCGCACCTGGGCTGGACGTCGCCGGTGGTGCTGCTGTGTCTGGTCGGCGGAATCGGGCTGGGTATCGCGTTCTACGTGGGCGAGGCGCGCAGCCCGGCGCCGCTGCTTGACGTGAATCTGTTCCGCAACAGGGCTTTCGCGGCAGGCTCACTGTCGGTGCTCGTGCAGTTCTTCCTGGCCTTCGGGTTGTTCTTCGTGTTCCTGCAGCAGGTTCAGCTGATCTTCGGCTACTCGCCGCTCAAGTCCGCCCTCGCGCTGATGCCCATCGTCGTCGGCGTGGCGGGCATCGCGCCGTTCGCCACGATGGCCGTGGCGCGCTGGCACGCGCTCAAACTCTTCATCGCCGCGGGCATCGGCGCCGGTGGGGTGGGTGTGGTGGCCCTCGGTCTGTTCGACTACTCCGAATACTGGATGCTGCTCTTCCCGATGATGACCTTCGCCGTCGGGCTGGGGCTGGCCGGAGCACCGTCGACCGCGGCGATCATGACCAACACACCGCAGGACAATCAGGGCGTGGGGTCGGCTGTCAACGACACCGCCCGTGAGCTCGGCGCCGCGATCGGCATCGCGATCTCGGGCAGCATCATGGCGGCCGGATTCGACGCGCGTATCGGTTCCACCGCCGACCAGGCCCGAGATCAGATCGACGAACTCGGCAGGCAACTGGCGGCGGGCGGAAACCCGGCCGCCGCGCAGGACGCCGCACAACAGGCCGATACCGTCGCCGAGCATGTCCGGCAGTCCCTCGCCGAGGCGCTCGCGGTGGCCGATGCCCTGCGCGACCAGGCGCCCGGGGTGGCCGCGACCATCATCGACGGGGCCAAGGATGCCTGGATGGTGCCGATGAGCCACGGCTACATCGTCGTGGGCGTGGTGACCCTGGTGGGAGCGGCGGCATTGGCCTGGCTGACACCGAGCCGCCTCGAAACCCCGCCCGCCGCGGAGCCGGACTTGGACTTGGACTTGGATACCGACGACTTGGACTTGGATACCGACGACTTGGACTTGGATACCGACGACTTGGACTTGGATACCGACGGGGACACCGGCGGCGATGCGGACCTGGATGGTGCGGACGACCATACCCCTGCTACCGTGACCGGAAACACAGGTTCTTAG
- a CDS encoding DUF6918 family protein has translation MSDSLQHLLEPGRREAVVADLAAVIDSEVADKKGLSGTAIKGGYNTANKFKPGLVPHATDKLLPEFVSALTPFWDSRPAGAAFGDHLAANSDAAAEALLAITDHHAASAKAPLAKAYNLLRGKAKENVADALPRVGDAIEKNA, from the coding sequence ATGAGTGATTCGTTGCAGCACCTGCTCGAGCCGGGCCGACGCGAGGCGGTCGTCGCCGATCTCGCGGCCGTCATCGACTCCGAGGTGGCCGACAAGAAGGGCCTGAGCGGAACCGCGATCAAGGGCGGCTACAACACGGCCAACAAGTTCAAGCCGGGCTTGGTTCCGCACGCCACCGACAAGCTGCTCCCGGAGTTCGTGAGCGCGCTCACGCCGTTCTGGGATTCGCGTCCGGCCGGGGCCGCGTTCGGTGACCACCTGGCCGCCAACTCCGATGCCGCCGCCGAGGCGCTGCTGGCCATCACCGACCACCACGCCGCATCCGCGAAGGCACCGCTGGCCAAGGCGTACAACCTGCTGCGCGGCAAGGCGAAGGAGAACGTCGCCGACGCACTCCCCCGTGTCGGCGACGCCATCGAGAAGAACGCCTGA